The Panicum virgatum strain AP13 chromosome 6K, P.virgatum_v5, whole genome shotgun sequence nucleotide sequence TTGATTGTTTTTAATGCTTGTGCTAAGTGTCGTCAACCACGGTTTAGGGGATCATTTGAGCTTCAGCATTCACCATTAACATTCCTGCTGTTTGGTCTCTCTCGCCAGTTCTTAATTTTCAGGGAAACAAGTAGAGGAGTCACTCTTCCATGCTGAAATGTTTAATTGCTAACCACTAGGCTTGTTTTTCCTCTAATATGAAACATTATCGTAGAAGGCCAAAACAGAAGGAATCAATTTTCAGACTTTTGTGCAACAAAGCAGACAGTACCACCTGCATAAGGGTCAGCTGCCATACTTGTCAGTTTGAGCTCTGCTGGAGCTTTATCTGCTAAAATATCTACCTTCAGTCTCAAAATTTTAATTTCAGGGGAACAGACAGAACCACAGTAACGGGGAATCCTCGTAACATTAGGATACCATCCGGAAAATTTTTATTTGCTAGCATGTTCTGAGCTTTGTTTTTCCTCTGAAAATGACACCTCTCGCAGAACGCCAAAACAGAaagaatcaaaatttcaaatgtaTGTACAACAAGGCAGACAGTACTCCCCTTCATACGGACCAGGAATCAGGATACTTGCATTGTCAGCTTCAGCACTGCAGGAGCTCTATCTGCTCCTACATTTTTCTCTTCCATCTCAACCGAGCCTTCGGCGAAGATTGGCTCTACAGACCAAAACAAACCAAATGGTGTAATTTAATTCAGTGAATGGATTAGCGTACGTGGTTTACGGCATCATCAGTACATGATTCCAACCTTTTATGTTAACATTATCTAAGGACTTGTCAGACAGCtccaaagaagaaacaatcgggTGAGCGTGCAACGGAAGCAGCCGATGCTGAAGCCTTCGCATCGTTTCAGCTTTTCCGCCAGCGAAGCTGGCAAAAGCAGATAGAACAGAAACAAATATGAAACATCATTactgttagaagcgacggcgaacaaaacgatTAAAAATAGAAAGATTAAATCGTAGaaagacacgaggatttaacgtggaaaacccctccaatgcgaagagtaaaaaccacgggcgctaGCCAGTAAGAACTTtactatatcgggtgtttgtgtacaacgcctagcggtggcttacaagaggaataataggattgatgttctccggtgaagcctatgaGTTAGATATATAAAagagtcacgtggtctcctcaacttctactatcaatgtgggattaaaaatttgcacaacatgggCCTCAatggccaagcccaaattccaacaatctcccatcagaatttggatcacaatataacatattccaccttgagacaaatttcttcttgtagcatatcaaaatcatcacctgaacacaacaaagaacagaacttctggcgccaaatagcctcttgggctaaactgttaaaccaactaagcttgagcaaaactcaaacttaactacaggaactggtttagtcatcatatcagctggattatcatgagtactgaTCTTACATACCTTCAATTTACCTTATGAAATAACGTCACGAACATAATGGtacttgacatcaatatgctttgtcctttcatgaaacatctgatcTTTAGTGGGGCAAATAACACTTTGACTGTCACAGAATAGATCAATGCAAGAATCAACTCCACACAGCTCAGCAAACAAACCTTTCAGCCAAACTGACTCCTTGCACgcttcagcaatagccatatattctgcttctgtggtagacatagcaacaacaggctgcaaagtagccttccaactcacagcacaactgctaacagtgaacacataacctgtgagtgacctgcgcctatccaaatcagcagcataatctgaatccacataaccaatgagtccctgatcaGTTCTCCCAAACTTCAAATAAGAATCTGTTGTTCctctgaggtacctgaaaatccactgaactgccttccagtgttctttaccaggattagacatgtatctgctaaccaaactcatagcatatgataaatctgggcgagagcaaaccatgaCATACATCAAAGAACCAATAGCACTAGAATATGTgacttttgacatgtattcaGCATCCTCCTCAGAATTAGGGCACTGAGCAGCTGACAATATAAAGTGAGgtgcaataggagtactaactggctttgaatcatgcatattgaaaTGCTGAAAAACCTTGTTAATGTAATTATGCtgactaagaaataataaaccagattttctgtctctagtaatctccatacctagaatttttttagcaacaccaagatccttcatatcaaattcactactcaacaatttatttactgtagtgatttcttttctgctcttggcagcaataagcatgtcatcaacatataacagCAAGTACATATGTGATTGCTCAACAGTCTTAATGTAAACACAGCtatcatattcagatcttttaaaaccatgtaacaacataaatgaatcaaacctcatataccactgacgaggagactgtttcaaaccatacaaggacttctttaatttgcaaacataattctctttgcctggcactatgaatccttctggctgatccatgtaaatttcttcctcaagctctccatgcaAAAATACAGTCTTCATATctaactgctcaagctcaagatcatgcatagcaacaatactaaaAAAAAGACCGAATTGAGCTATACTTCACAACtggagagaacacatcattatagTCAACACCAGGAATCTGACTGAAGCCCTTTGCAACAAACCTTACCTTAAATCTTGGAGGCtcactagaagacaaaccctcctttctcttgaagacccatttgcagtgaacagttttttttttctcaggcaagcttacaatctcccatgtgccattcttctcaagagactgcatctcctcctgcatagctgagatccacttctccttatcaacagaatcaatggcttcagaatatgttgctggctcactagcatcctccacctgttcagcacaactcaaagcataataaGTCGGATTACACTCCTCAATTAAACGGTTTGGAGGTCCACAACTCCTCTTTGATCTGCGAAGAGCAATAGGTAAATCTACATCCTCCTCATGCTGCAAATCAGACTGTGAAACTGGAGCTGAGTGCTGAACAGTATCAAGAACACTATTTGAAATATCATTACCAACAATTTTATTTTTCTGGTCATCCataagctccacctgcacactaacttgtgactgcaatttctcaactaaagcatcatctgtggacaaactatcagtaaacatcacagattcattgaaaacaacacttctgctcatgaaagtctttctagtttcaggattccacaatttatatcctttgactcccgaaccataaccaagaaacagacatttaatagttctaggctctaatttttcattatcaacatgagcataagcagtgcagccaaaaactctcaaGTGTGAATAATCTGCAGGTGTGCCAGACCATACCTCAATAGGAGTCTTCTTATTGAGTGGAATAGAAGGCGATCTATTGATCAAATAACATGCTATATTAgcagcctcagcccaaaaacgCTTGTTCATATGGGCATTGAAAagcatgcaacgagccttcgagatgatagtcctgttcatacgctcggccacaccattctgctgaggagtgtatggtatggtgtgatgcctaacaatgccttcttttctgcaataatcatcaaaagcatccgaacagaactctccaccattatcagttcgaagcaccttgaccttcttctcagtttgcctttctatcataactttccattctataaaagcagcaaaagtatcatctttccttttcagaaaataaggccagactcttctagagtaatcatcaataatggtaaGCATATATCGAGTACCACCATATGAAGTCTTACGTGAAGGACCCCACAAATCAGCATGAACATAATCAAGTGTACCTTTTGTGGTATGAACAGAGGTATTGAATTTGACCCTCTTATGCTTACCAAATACACAATGCTCACAAAACTTCTTGCCACTCAGAATGCAGCCATCCAGCaggtttctcttcatcaattctgccataccgagttcactcatgtgtccaagacgcatatgccaaaggtcagtcttactaggttcagcattagcaacattagcagcagaaacagaaccatgcaaagtacaacctctgagaacatataaatttgaaggattgagatcacccaacaaacatacaagagaacctttagataccttcacaactccacctgaaccggtgtatttgagtccttctttatcaagtgtgctcaacgagatcagatttcttttcatccctggTATGTGCCTTACATTCTTCAGTATGCGAACCATGCCATCATGGGTCTTGATCTGAACAGAGCTAATGCCAATAATCTCATACGGGTTATCATCTCCCATGCGCACAAAATCacagttctgcaaagactcataggaactgaaccaatctctattagtgcagatatgaaaagaacatgcagaatcaagaatccactcatcatgaccagcaacacaaccagcaaagacaaccaaacaatctgactcagagttttcaccagcagaagcaacactagccttaccatcagatttatttttcttcttcttcttattctgtaatttccagcaatcctcaatcatatgagatttcttcttgcaaTACTTACAGAATTTCTTCTTGGGACCTTTGGACTGGGAGCGGCCTCTACCATCATTGCTCTTGCCACGATCGTTATTATCACTTGAGGATCTTTGCTCTGATCTGCCTCTGACATGCAAAGTGTCGCCCCTAGAGGACGAGCCATCTATCTGCACCATGccctttcatcttctccttagacTGGAGTGCCTCACAAACTTCCGCAAGGGTTAGTTCATCACGGCTTAATAGTATGGTGTCACGGAAACTTGCATAAGGACTTAACAAAGAGCATAATAAAAGAAGACCTAAGTCCTCATCTTCATACTTAACCTCCATCGACCCTAGGTCAGCAATGATCTCCTTGAAGACAGATAGGTGACCTATCACCGAATCACCCTCCTGCATCTTAAGCGTGTacagcttcaacttcatatgcaatttactggtaagatccttcgacatgcagatcgattccagttttagccacaattctgcagcagtcttttcctgcagcacttcttgtagaatatcattagatagatgaagCTGAATAAGAGAAAGAGCCTTACGGTCCTTGGCTTCTCCTCATTGGTCCActcatccttctttttcttccagaatttttccagcgcctcatcaagatcattggtttgcgccagaatagctctcatcttgacttgccacagcgagaaccttgttttgtagtccaacatcggtAGATCATACTTCATCGACGTCGTCACGAAACCCTAACTTGAAAccacggctctggtaccacttgttagaagcgacggcgaacaaaacgatgaaaaatagaaagatcaaaccgtagaaagacacgaggatttaacgtggaaaacccctccaatgcgaagggtaaaaaccacgggcgccagccagtaaaaacttcactatatcgggtgtttgtgtacaacgcctagcggcggcttacaagaggaataataggattgatgttctccggtgaagcctatgagttagatatataggagagtcacgtggtctcctcaacttctactagcaatgtgggattaaaagtttgcaccacatgggccttaatgggccaagcccaaattccaacaatctcccatcagaatttggatcacaatataacaattACACTCGTCAGCTTAAGTGCACCGTACACTGATTTCGTTATAGTATTCGAATTTGTAAAGGTCTAATCTGAAAGGAGCTTGGGTTCTTGCTTTAGCTGATCAGACAGTGTCATTTTGTCTAGATGCATTCGTGCTGTATCCCATTAGGGGTTGTTGCTTACTTACACTCCGCAATATCCAAACAGCTAACACGTATGAGCTCCTGCTCGTGCAAACATCCGGATATGTCTCATTGCTAATGAACTTCTTTGTCCTATTCCCAAAGTAACTGCCAGGTTCTTCCTTTCCCCTGTGTTAAAAAAATGTTTGAATATAATGAGATTAGTTTCAGTGCAAATTCTTCCTCCTGTTATTGGCAGTTATAAACAAAGAATTGTTTCATTCAGAACCAATACGAGTCAATCCTGTCCTGATGTTCATTCAGAACAAAGAATTGTTCTTCCACATGGACGACACCATGCGACGACAGCATTGGTTCTGAATGAAACAATTCTTTGTTTATTCCCGGCAAAGAGTTGCGCAATCGATCGGTGTTTTTTAACTCCCAATCGACAGGGTTATTACAGAGAGAAGAAGaataccaaaaaaaaattacagaccCCTCTTGAACCAATTCCTACTTGCTCCTAAACAATCCATACAAGAACTGCTTCTGGTTACAATGTCCGTGCCTTCCCCCATTTGCCCATCGCCTTTACGCATGCAGAGCTTGACTCCGATGCCCCAGCGCTTGCTGCGACCTGTCCGCCCGCGCACGGTCTTCTCGGCAGCGCCAGCCGGGCGAGTCGCTTTCGTCTTTCTCCCGCGCgctagctgccgccgccgacttGCTTGTTTATGCGTGTGCTCGCAGTCTTGCACAGTTGAAACGAATCACCAGACGAGCTTCTCGACGGCCATCCCCTGCAGCAGCGGCCGCGCGTCGCGGCGCGTGACGGCCGGGCCGCAGCAGCACGGCGAGGCCGAGGAAACGCGGTGGAGGACGTCGAGGAAGTGGTCCTCGTCGCAGGGGAGCGCGATGGGGCCGCACGCGGCTGGGAAGCCGTACTGCTCCTCCGCCTGCCGCAGCAGCTCGAGGAACGCCGGATGGGTGAGGTGCGCCAGCCGCACCACGAACCGCTGCCTCGGCACCGTCgagccttcgccgccgccgatgccccCCACGCacaccgccacgtgcccctccgGCACCGTGGCGTCGTCTCCATTATTCTTGCCGgagcgcgaggaggcggcggtgctggagcgggaccgccaccgccgcacggcGCGGCGCAGGCAGACGAGCGACGGGATCGTGATGCTGGCGACCCTGCACATGGTTGCTTGGCTGCGTGCTGCTGTGCCTTGGGACTTGCTTGCAATGCAACCTTGTGGACTTGGGCAGGGATAGGATGGTAATAAATAGAGCTCGAGCTGGGCATCGGCCACGGCCACTGGAGTTGGCGGAAATTGGCGTGCCGTGCGTGCACCGGACCGGCCGGGACACCGTCAGCATACGACGCCACGCGTGCGGCGAATCGGCGGGCCGCGGGCGCGTCTGGCCGTCGTTGAAGCCGTGAAGGCCGGCCGAGACGACGCCAAGTGTTGCCTTGCTATAACCCCGGCCCACAGAGGTTCAGAACCTGCGCCACATGCCGTTTGTTCTGTTTCACCTGCGTGCATGATGCTATGAGTTTTGGGGGAGGTACCTGGACCTGGGGGCATGTGTGGATTTTAGAATGCCAGTGGCACGCAGGTCGTGTGTGTGTGGTGTTGTGGTTTGACGATAGCTGCTGACACTACAATGCTCGAAAAACGATAGCTGACACCAGCATTCAGGGATTCAGTCCTGTCGACCGAGTTCCTCACGTTCTCGCCTCCTCCGTTTGCGCTTGGCCGGCGGCCCCGCCCAACGGCCTCGCCACGCATGCATGCGCGCATCTCGCGCACGGCACGCACGACGCGCAGCTCCCGCACGAGTCTGGCTCCACGTAGCTCGCTCGCCCGGTGTGCTCGCTGCACAACCGCATGCACAGACGCTACCCTAGCTCGCTCGCCCGGTGTGCTCGCTGCACAACCGCATGCACAGACGCTGCCTGTTGTAACCTATATATTGTGACTTGAGATCAATACAGCAGATTGTCTTGGCTCTCACTCTTTCATTGTATCAGTTGCTCAACTctgatcctcctcctcctcatccttccccgccatggcctccgccgtCAACCCTCTCTACGGGATCGACAGCTCCGTCCACGACGAcgattcctcctcctcctcttccgctacCGACAGCGGCGCTGCTCCGGTGCCACCTCCTCCGCTCTCCGCCAGCACGCTGCAAACGGTGAACATCCGCTCCCATGTTCCGGTGGTCCTCGACGTCGCCGAGCCCAACCACGCGGAATGGCGGTGCTTCTTCGACTCCGTCATCGACAAGTTCGGCCTCGCCGCACACGTCGCCGTGACCCCGACCCGCCGACAACGCTGCAATCAGGAGTGGATGATGGTCGACCAGTGCATCGTCAGCTGGCTGTACAACTCCGTGTCCCGGGATGGCCTCGACTTCGCTCGCGCCCCCGACGCCACCGCGTACGAGGTCTGGGAGCGCATCGACGACATGTTCCGCGACAACCAGCTCCACCGTGCGGTCTACCTTGAGGCGGAGTTCCGCGGCCTCTACCAAGGAGACATGACGATCGGCCAGTACACCGCCCGGCTCAAGCAGCTCGCCGACGCCCTCCGAGACATCGGCCAGCCCGtctcagaaccaagccaggttCTGAACTTGATCCGCGGCCTCTCCCCCAAGTACCGCCACACCGTCTCCGCCCTCACCGGCACCCGCCCCACACCTTCCTCTCTACACACTCCTACCTACTCCTCGTGGAGCTCTACGACAAGGAGCAGTCCAAGATGGCGTCCCACCACGCCCTTGTCGCCACCGCCAATGGCTCCGGTCGGGCCTCTGCCCCGACTGGCCAGTCCGGCGCTCCTGGCAAGGCATCGTCATcctccaagaagaagaagaagatggctCCCTCCAGGGgtctgccgggcggcaggggcctatatgtaattaaaatttttgttttatcaCATGAAGGCCCCTAccacccggcaggggggcggcagggggcctaccgctcggcagggggcggcaggctcccccaatATAAAAATCGAGGTCCCCCCACACCTGCATTTacagcaaacaacatccatagagggaaAAAAGAGAGACGTGGGGTaagggagggagttgcaacaACGAAACCTTGctggattccgcacttgtgatctgcaggtaagttacgtatgaatccattaatattgtattacagacttgtttctaaatgaattataaattaaaatagaattAAGTTCCCATGAAGCCacggtatgaaccgtaagcgaatgagtctttggattcacattgaacttcCCGTGAAGCCACTTGCGTTTAgtaccaaaactcctctccaggggtttatctagactgcactaTCTTCGTTCCAATGATGATAGATTTACTGCATAGGAATcacgagtaattctatagaaatcaccgtaatgaacttgaaacgccaccttgctcgacatatctggccatccaaagacttaattttaattaaaccagtttctAAAACCATGGTACGACTTCAATTATAActactaatccgaaccctaagcgGCTACAATTATAAAAAAACACTAACTATagaattaaaaatacaaaaaaaatagaatgacaaagttgagaaatattggttacctgcggttcggatccaaaatctggCAGGacttcgctgttgcaactccctccctcaccccacgtctctcctttttccctctatgtatgttgtttgctgcaaatgcaggtaTGGGGGACCTcggcttttatattgggggagcctgccgccccccccctgccgggcggtaggggcctccatgcgataaaataaaaattttaattacatataggccCCTACCCCCAgtagggggcggcagggggcttgCCGCCCATCTGCGGGGCGGCAGGACAAACCTGTaagaaaccgaaaatatatttacgtaaaaattaattttaaaaaatataaaaatgaaaaaaacgcCTCAAAACTGGACTTTCCATGTCTGTCACCGTTGGATCCCAAAACTAAGCACTTGATCCATCTCGGCCCGCACAGCCCTGCAACTTGCTGATGTCACCCCAATACGAATAATCGCCGTCGCCACTCGCCCGTCGGCTGGAGGGGAAGATTCGCAGTCCGCCAAGTCAGCAACCACACGAGATTCCCCACGACAACCACCACCACTCAGATCAGAGCAATGccatccgcggcggcggcggcgccagcgcccAGGGCCGCAATCTCGCACGTCATCTTCGACAtggacggcctcctcctcggtaTCTTCTCCCGCTTGcttcccctcccctgtttcttgGCCACCAGCTGAGAGGGTCCTTGCTGGTGTTCTTGTCCCAATCTCATGACGGTTTCTTTCTCCAATCCGGGGGCGCGCAGACACGGAGGGGTTCTACACGGCGGTGCAGGAGAAGATCCTGGAGAGGTACGGCAAGGTGTTCGACTGGTCCGTCAAGGCCAGGATGATGGGCAAGACGACGGCCGAGTCCACGCGCATCTTGTTCGAGGAGTGCGGCCTCACCGGCCTGCTCACGCCGGAGGAGTTCCTCGAGGAGCGCGAGACCATGCTCAAGGAGCTCTTGCCCACCTCCGTTGCCATGCCAGGTGAGGAAGATGGTTTCTCAGACTTATCTATGCCTGGGACAACTCTGTCATGGTATTTTTGCCGTGATTGCAGAAAAAAGACGTCTGAAAAAGAACAAACATCATGCATTGCAGGATAACGAAGGAAAAATATTGATTTTGTAGTGTGCTGTGTGCATACCATATTCTAGTGTTATAACTTTTCAATTTTCCATCTTGTGATAAAATAAAACCATACAACAACTGTTCCTTTATGGCAATGTATCACAGTTGGTGGTTATCGAGAATTCATACACAGTCAATATTGGCTCCAATGTCGTCAGGATTGGAAACATTGCGGGAGGTCTCCGGAGGCACCTCTGAGGCCGTAGAGTCGCTTTCTGTTACCGGGGTGGCGTTTAGCTCTACTGATCTTTGTTTGTTTAGCGGACGCACTTCGAATATGTAATGCTGAACGGTAAAACTTTTGAACCTTGTGTGCTTTGTTCCATGGAATAAAAGCGGGGAAACCTTTCTTCAAAAAACAATGTACCACTCGATTGTAGGCGCACAGGCCATTTTGGGCAAGGAGTGTTACAAAATTTCAAATAAAGTAAAAGTAGATTTCGCACCGATATATTTACTGTAAAACTGTGTCTTGTGGACCCTGTTCCACTAGGCGCATGACTAGGCGCGATTTAGCGCGCCTAATCGGTAGGCGAGGCCCGTCGCCTCAATTAGGGGGGGTCGGCGGCGTCTGGGCGATaggcggcgctgggcggggTTAGGCGGCGCGTAAGCGGGCCCGAGCGTCATGGGCCGTGAAATTTTGCGCCGCGCGCGAAGAAATCCTGCGCAGAGGCAGGCCCCGCGGCCGAGCGCGCGCCAAAAAAACAGGAGCCGCGGCCGAGCGCGCGGGAGGGATAAGGAGACGGGCATTTCCCGCCCGCCATTTGCTCCATCCGCCGGCGACGACAGCATCGACGAGGTCATCCCCGCCATTCGTCACCCGCTCCCCTGCTCCACCGGTCGTCCCCATTGCCAGGCGCCGCGCCAGGAAGGTCAtccccgccggcgccccgcCGGCGCACCCCCAAGGTCAGTCCCCTCCCCTACTTcttccctcccctgctcctcccctgctccccttcttcttccctcccctgctcctcccctGTTCGGCTGCTCTGAAGTCTGAATGACTGAATAAACATCTGAATGACTGAATGTGTAGCATACTAGCATCTCTGTTGTTCACTTGTTCTGCTGTATGGCAGTCTGAAAACTGAATGTGTTTCAATTTCCCTAGTCAAATGTATGCCAGATCTGAATGCATGTATCAGGTATGTCTACTGACCCTATCTTTTATTTACTGTAGCCTATAtatattcaacatttttttgttatatatacataatatattatatatataagttgtATGGCAAAACGCCAAAACGCCTAGAAAAATGCCTAGTAGCACCTAGGCGTGATTACTCCCGACTAGTCTCTACGCTGAGGGTCGTTGCCTAGATTGcgcctagcgcctagcggaACAGGGCTTGTGGATATGCTTTCTCTTACATCAAAGTGTAATAACTAATAATGTCCCTATTTGAAGCATTCCTAATTAGATGCAAGTATACATATGGTTTTGTGTATGCTGCTTAATGAATGAGTTGTTTTTTGCCCTAAAAAAATGAATAAGTTGTTTTCTTGCAGGTGTCCTACGCTTGACCCATCATCTCCATACTAATGGAATACCAATAGCTGTTGCAACAGGGTAATTATTTCTTGACATGTCACTATCTAATTAACTTTGTCTTGTATGCTGTCCAAGTGCTCAAACAGCTTTATATGAACTAGAATTAGAATTCCAATGAATGATCCTTTGTTTGCTGTGCCTTACAGAACCCATAAACATCACTTTGCACTAAAGACTCAAAACCACCAGGAAATTTTTTCCCTAATGCATCATATTGTCACGGGGGACGATCCAGATGTCAAGGCTGGCAAGCCATCTCCTGATATTTTCCTTGCTGCCGTTAGAAGGTTCGAGGTATTTGAACTCACTGAATAGAAAACAATTCTACTTGGATTCTTGGAATAGGATGTTGCATCAAGTGATTGTCTTTCTGCCTTGATGCAAAATTGTGGGCTTTATCAGTGTGATGTACGACCCAGTAATTGCTTGGTTTTCGAAGATGCACCATTGGGTGTGGCAGCAGCTAAAACTGCTGGAATGTAAGTGTTCGTCTCGGTTTAGGTATATTTAACCTTTTGGTGGAAGACttaactttttcttccttttgcaGGCATGTAGtcatggtcccagatgcacggTTGGATGTATCGCATCACAAAGAAGCAGACCAAGTTCTCAGTTCACTACTGGATTTCAATCCTAGTGCATGGGGCTTGCCAGTTTTTAAGGATTAGAATTTTCATAAGAGATATGTCATGCCTCACCACATATTTGGTGAGTTGATGTGGTTGGCATCCTAAAATTCATCTATGAATAGTGGCATATTTCAAAAGATTCTAAAGGGGCAAAGAAAACTCGCGTCTAGGCTAGTAGAAGGATAGGTTGCCTTTACA carries:
- the LOC120711926 gene encoding (DL)-glycerol-3-phosphatase 2-like isoform X1, whose amino-acid sequence is MPSAAAAAPAPRAAISHVIFDMDGLLLDTEGFYTAVQEKILERYGKVFDWSVKARMMGKTTAESTRILFEECGLTGLLTPEEFLEERETMLKELLPTSVAMPGVLRLTHHLHTNGIPIAVATGTHKHHFALKTQNHQEIFSLMHHIVTGDDPDVKAGKPSPDIFLAAVRRFECDVRPSNCLVFEDAPLGVAAAKTAGMHVVMVPDARLDVSHHKEADQVLSSLLDFNPSAWGLPVFKD
- the LOC120711926 gene encoding (DL)-glycerol-3-phosphatase 2-like isoform X2, encoding MPSAAAAAPAPRAAISHVIFDMDGLLLDTEGFYTAVQEKILERYGKVFDWSVKARMMGKTTAESTRILFEECGLTGLLTPEEFLEERETMLKELLPTSVAMPGVLRLTHHLHTNGIPIAVATGTHKHHFALKTQNHQEIFSLMHHIVTGDDPDVKAGKPSPDIFLAAVRSVMYDPVIAWFSKMHHWVWQQLKLLECM
- the LOC120639119 gene encoding auxin-responsive protein SAUR24-like, with amino-acid sequence MCRVASITIPSLVCLRRAVRRWRSRSSTAASSRSGKNNGDDATVPEGHVAVCVGGIGGGEGSTVPRQRFVVRLAHLTHPAFLELLRQAEEQYGFPAACGPIALPCDEDHFLDVLHRVSSASPCCCGPAVTRRDARPLLQGMAVEKLVW